In Penaeus monodon isolate SGIC_2016 chromosome 26, NSTDA_Pmon_1, whole genome shotgun sequence, the following are encoded in one genomic region:
- the LOC119589906 gene encoding uncharacterized protein LOC119589906 isoform X2, which yields MQKDLTQYKGEVGAVGDVVLQQLTFFSRIEEWHRTLVTWLVLTRVKPLDPGLLLPLLTAVKDNLVARNYVTTQRREICTTLSSWVRHVLTKEFEMLHTSFPSTSLLVELPRLESYLRCFRTVENCYELRKPFEHELSTQGLPTCVTDLLLAALSKHVDTWIDALYKEELKSPPSAADSREVVIEVPTEWQVWQESFRRAGLLTNPILSFLAISLHTYQPILMIEMGVDYLYLVMPKLLTAAQMLVKPLLNFDADQGLPLQKEEVLPGALKAAWMLCDNLSEINKLTIKSDLPQHLIPQEYRHSFSSGLTHWLALSKHLAIGELDREVALDEFVALEDMEGFSQSAVGVGDLLWGR from the exons ATGCAG aaAGACCTCACGCAGTACAAAGGCGAGGTGGGCGCAGTAGGCGACGTGGTCCTCCAGCAGCTGACCTTCTTCTCCCGCATCGAGGAGTGGCACAGGACCTTGGTCACGTGGCTCGTCCTGACGAGGGTGAAGCCGCTCGACCCCGGCCTCCTCCTGCCGCTGCTCACGGCCGTTAAGGACAACCTCGTCGCCAGGAACTATGTGACGACGCag CGACGGGAAATCTGCACAACCCTGTCTTCGTGGGTCCGACACGTGTTAACTAAGGAGTTCGAGATGCTGCATACTTCCTTCCCCAGCACCTCTCTGCTCGTTGAACTTCCCAGGCTGGAAAGCTACCTCAG ATGTTTCCGCACAGTCGAGAACTGTTATGAACTTCGCAAGCCTTTCGAACACGAGTTGTCAACCCAGGGTCTGCCAACTTGCGTCACCGACTTGCTTTTGGCCGCACTCAGCAAGCACGTCGACACCTG GATCGACGCCCTATACAAGGAAGAGCTGAAGAGTCCTCCCAGCGCCGCGGACTCCAGGGAAGTCGTGATAGAGGTTCCTACAGAGTGGCAAGTGTGGCAGGAGTCCTTCAGGAGAGCGGGACTCCTCACCAACCCTATCCTCAGTTTCTTGGCCATCTCGCTGCACACGTATCAGCCCATTCTGATGAT cGAGATGGGGGTCGACTACCTGTACCTGGTGATGCCGAAGCTCCTGACGGCGGCGCAGATGCTGGTCAAGCCCCTCCTGAACTTCGACGCTGACCAGGGCCTCCCGCTACAGAAGGAGGAGGTCTTGCCCGGCGCCCTCAAAGCTGCGTGGATGCTGTGCGATAATCTGAGCGAGATTAACAA GCTGACCATCAAGAGCGACCTGCCGCAGCACCTGATCCCGCAGGAGTACCGCCACAGCTTCTCGAGCGGCCTCACCCACTGGCTGGCCCTGAGCAAGCACCTGGCCATCGGGGAGCTGGACCGCGAGGTGGCCCTGGACGAGTTCGTGGCCCTAGAGGATATGGAGGGGTTTAGCCAGAGCGCCGTGGGCGTGGGGGACCTCCTGTGGGGgcg cTGA
- the LOC119589906 gene encoding uncharacterized protein LOC119589906 isoform X1 produces the protein MQVENMKDLTQYKGEVGAVGDVVLQQLTFFSRIEEWHRTLVTWLVLTRVKPLDPGLLLPLLTAVKDNLVARNYVTTQRREICTTLSSWVRHVLTKEFEMLHTSFPSTSLLVELPRLESYLRCFRTVENCYELRKPFEHELSTQGLPTCVTDLLLAALSKHVDTWIDALYKEELKSPPSAADSREVVIEVPTEWQVWQESFRRAGLLTNPILSFLAISLHTYQPILMIEMGVDYLYLVMPKLLTAAQMLVKPLLNFDADQGLPLQKEEVLPGALKAAWMLCDNLSEINKLTIKSDLPQHLIPQEYRHSFSSGLTHWLALSKHLAIGELDREVALDEFVALEDMEGFSQSAVGVGDLLWGR, from the exons ATGCAGGTGGAAAATATG aaAGACCTCACGCAGTACAAAGGCGAGGTGGGCGCAGTAGGCGACGTGGTCCTCCAGCAGCTGACCTTCTTCTCCCGCATCGAGGAGTGGCACAGGACCTTGGTCACGTGGCTCGTCCTGACGAGGGTGAAGCCGCTCGACCCCGGCCTCCTCCTGCCGCTGCTCACGGCCGTTAAGGACAACCTCGTCGCCAGGAACTATGTGACGACGCag CGACGGGAAATCTGCACAACCCTGTCTTCGTGGGTCCGACACGTGTTAACTAAGGAGTTCGAGATGCTGCATACTTCCTTCCCCAGCACCTCTCTGCTCGTTGAACTTCCCAGGCTGGAAAGCTACCTCAG ATGTTTCCGCACAGTCGAGAACTGTTATGAACTTCGCAAGCCTTTCGAACACGAGTTGTCAACCCAGGGTCTGCCAACTTGCGTCACCGACTTGCTTTTGGCCGCACTCAGCAAGCACGTCGACACCTG GATCGACGCCCTATACAAGGAAGAGCTGAAGAGTCCTCCCAGCGCCGCGGACTCCAGGGAAGTCGTGATAGAGGTTCCTACAGAGTGGCAAGTGTGGCAGGAGTCCTTCAGGAGAGCGGGACTCCTCACCAACCCTATCCTCAGTTTCTTGGCCATCTCGCTGCACACGTATCAGCCCATTCTGATGAT cGAGATGGGGGTCGACTACCTGTACCTGGTGATGCCGAAGCTCCTGACGGCGGCGCAGATGCTGGTCAAGCCCCTCCTGAACTTCGACGCTGACCAGGGCCTCCCGCTACAGAAGGAGGAGGTCTTGCCCGGCGCCCTCAAAGCTGCGTGGATGCTGTGCGATAATCTGAGCGAGATTAACAA GCTGACCATCAAGAGCGACCTGCCGCAGCACCTGATCCCGCAGGAGTACCGCCACAGCTTCTCGAGCGGCCTCACCCACTGGCTGGCCCTGAGCAAGCACCTGGCCATCGGGGAGCTGGACCGCGAGGTGGCCCTGGACGAGTTCGTGGCCCTAGAGGATATGGAGGGGTTTAGCCAGAGCGCCGTGGGCGTGGGGGACCTCCTGTGGGGgcg cTGA